In one Staphylococcus lutrae genomic region, the following are encoded:
- a CDS encoding acetyl-CoA carboxylase carboxyltransferase subunit alpha, which produces MLDFEKPIQDIQTKIDSLKETQAKNDVDLSDEIEMLEAALQTEKEKIYTSLKPWDRVQIARLPERPTVLDYIPYIFDHFIELHGDRNFRDDPAIVGGLAYFNGQPVTVIGQQRGKDTKDNIYRNFGMAHPEGYRKALRLMKEAEKFNRPIFTFIDTKGAYPGKAAEERGQSESIARNLISMASLTVPIISIVIGEGGSGGALGLGVSNRLLMLENSTYSVISPEGAAGILWKDSALAKIAAETMKITSYDLLELNVIDEVVKEPLGGAHHDVERLAKRIKQKFEKHLEAFQHMTPADIKADRFEKFRNIGSYVE; this is translated from the coding sequence ATGCTTGATTTTGAAAAACCGATTCAGGATATTCAAACGAAAATTGATTCACTTAAAGAAACCCAAGCTAAAAATGATGTGGATTTATCAGATGAAATTGAGATGCTTGAAGCGGCGTTGCAAACTGAAAAAGAAAAAATATATACATCCCTAAAGCCATGGGATCGTGTACAAATTGCGCGCTTGCCAGAAAGACCGACTGTTTTGGATTACATTCCTTATATTTTTGATCACTTCATTGAATTACATGGAGATCGAAACTTTAGAGATGACCCTGCAATTGTTGGTGGCCTCGCTTATTTTAATGGTCAGCCTGTCACAGTCATTGGTCAACAGCGGGGGAAAGATACAAAGGATAATATTTATCGCAATTTTGGTATGGCACATCCGGAAGGTTATCGTAAAGCATTGAGACTAATGAAAGAAGCTGAAAAATTCAACCGTCCTATCTTTACTTTTATCGATACGAAAGGAGCCTACCCTGGTAAAGCTGCCGAAGAACGTGGGCAGAGTGAATCCATCGCCCGTAATTTAATATCAATGGCGTCACTAACGGTGCCTATCATCTCTATTGTGATTGGTGAAGGCGGCAGTGGGGGTGCGCTCGGTTTAGGTGTGAGCAATCGTCTACTGATGTTAGAAAATAGTACATACTCTGTGATTTCGCCTGAAGGGGCAGCGGGTATTTTATGGAAAGATAGCGCATTAGCTAAAATCGCTGCTGAAACAATGAAAATCACATCATATGACTTGTTAGAATTGAACGTCATCGATGAGGTCGTTAAAGAACCTTTGGGCGGTGCACATCATGATGTCGAAAGACTTGCTAAACGAATTAAGCAAAAATTCGAGAAGCATTTGGAAGCATTTCAACATATGACGCCTGCTGATATCAAAGCCGATCGTTTTGAAAAGTTTCGAAACATTGGTTCATATGTAGAATAG
- a CDS encoding NAD(P)-dependent malic enzyme: MSLRDDALQMHKENQGKLAVCPKVKVTNKEELSLAYSPGVAEPCKDIHERPSRVYDYTMKSNTVAVISDGTAVLGLGNIGAEASIPVMEGKAVLFKSFAGVDAIPLSLATTDTEEIIRTVKLLEPNFGGVNLEDISAPRCFEIEKRLKKEAKIPVFHDDQHGTAIVTVAGLINALRIVNKDLANIKVVLNGAGAAGIAIVKLLYSYGVRHMIMCDSKGAIYEGRPHGMNDTKATVAKWTNRDKIEGKLTDVVKGADVFIGVSVADALTEEMVQSMNDDAIIFAMANPNPEITPDKAKRAGARVIGTGRSDFPNQINNVLAFPGIFRGALDVRATHINEDMKRAAVEAIANLITEEERDADYVIPGPFDYRVAPSVAREVARAAMESGVARIEVDPDKVYDKTLSLTDLKKSN, encoded by the coding sequence ATGTCCTTAAGAGATGATGCGCTACAAATGCATAAAGAAAATCAAGGTAAGTTAGCAGTTTGTCCTAAAGTTAAAGTGACAAACAAGGAGGAATTAAGTTTAGCTTATTCTCCTGGTGTGGCTGAACCTTGTAAAGATATCCATGAAAGACCAAGTCGAGTTTATGACTATACTATGAAAAGCAATACGGTTGCAGTCATATCTGATGGAACAGCCGTTCTTGGATTAGGCAATATTGGTGCCGAGGCAAGTATTCCAGTAATGGAAGGAAAAGCCGTGCTGTTCAAAAGTTTTGCGGGTGTCGATGCGATCCCTCTCTCGCTTGCGACAACGGATACAGAAGAAATTATTCGGACAGTTAAGTTACTTGAACCCAATTTTGGTGGGGTGAACTTAGAAGATATTTCAGCACCCCGTTGTTTTGAAATTGAAAAACGCTTGAAGAAAGAAGCAAAAATTCCAGTTTTTCATGATGATCAACACGGAACAGCCATTGTGACTGTGGCAGGCTTGATTAATGCACTACGCATTGTTAATAAAGATTTAGCCAATATTAAGGTCGTCCTTAACGGGGCAGGGGCTGCAGGTATAGCAATCGTAAAATTACTCTATTCATACGGTGTCCGCCATATGATTATGTGTGACTCAAAAGGTGCGATTTATGAAGGTCGTCCACATGGCATGAATGATACGAAAGCGACAGTTGCGAAATGGACGAATCGAGATAAAATAGAAGGTAAACTGACTGACGTCGTTAAAGGTGCAGATGTATTTATTGGGGTTTCTGTTGCAGATGCATTGACTGAAGAAATGGTACAGTCAATGAACGACGATGCAATTATTTTTGCCATGGCTAATCCAAATCCTGAAATCACTCCTGATAAAGCAAAACGTGCAGGTGCACGCGTGATTGGTACAGGTCGCTCTGACTTTCCAAACCAAATCAACAATGTGTTAGCATTTCCGGGGATCTTCCGTGGTGCTTTAGATGTCCGTGCGACACATATTAATGAAGATATGAAACGTGCTGCTGTGGAAGCGATTGCTAATTTAATCACGGAAGAAGAACGCGATGCGGATTACGTGATTCCTGGTCCATTTGATTATCGTGTTGCACCTTCAGTAGCGAGAGAAGTGGCTCGCGCTGCGATGGAATCGGGTGTTGCACGTATTGAAGTCGACCCGGATAAAGTGTATGATAAGACTTTATCACTCACGGATTTAAAGAAATCAAATTAA
- a CDS encoding DNA polymerase III subunit alpha: MVAHLNIHTAYDLLNSSVTIKGAVQRAKDLGYSAIAITDLNVMYGVPQFYDECVQKGIKPLLGITVYLTDQLNVLETVVIAKNNDGLQNLFKLSSEIKVKGLKHVSIYEMKAMLKNTVVIFKKMTMQEKHWIEEMPEETSCFVDHRSDADGPLPHVFMEAAYYEEPADRDALKVLHAIRDNTKVNLVETNEPPSQHIKEIDTTYNQAWLHRTEDIAAMCDAHLIYHQALLPEFKTPDDRSANDYLWSELQRALVDFGLTTTRYRERLQYEYEVITQMGYADYFLIVSDLIRYAKSNGVMVGPGRGSSAGSLVSYLLNITTIDPLQYDLLFERFLNPERVTMPDIDIDFEDTQREKVIQYVQEKYGDYRVAGIVTFGHLLAKAVARDVGRVMGFDETTLSEASKLIPSKLGVTLDEAYSNERFKAFVHRNYRHEKWFEFCKKLEGLPRNTSTHAAGVIVNDQPLFESIPLTEGETGLLTQWTMTEAERIGLLKIDFLGLRNLTIIHQIIKQVKRDLHVDIDMEAIPFNDKAVFDLLSRGDTTGIFQLESEGVRRVLQKLKPEHFEDIVAVTSLYRPGPMEEIPTYIRRRHDPGQVRYLHPDLAPILQRTYGVIIYQEQIMQIASRFAGFTYGEADILRRAMSKKNREVLLSERQHFIDGAKEKGYMESISGQIFDLILKFADYGFPRAHAVSYSKIAYTMAYLKVHYPTYFYANILSNVIGNETKTRQMIHESKQQRIKIHGPHINKSQWRYVATKEGVYISLGAIKGVGYQSVQTIVRERHENGEYKDFFDFCKRIPGRVRTRRFLQALIFTGAMDCFGRNRATLLQSIDKVSDSEMNIDIHFVEAFSTPKQEYKEVKEIPDQQLSDYEKQYLGFYVSTHPVEKLFLSKQYLGIFSLNSQAERQPILITLDQVRVIRTKQGQQMAFVELNDGLQTMDGVIFPKVYQQLSEKLEAGQIYIVWGKFEERKAQQQLIIDQLSTLAVFEAKKREATQKIVIREGLTDDLQARFLTQTQQSGIAVYQYIQASNQFLFKGYLASPEQQLDLLLKSIEPAHIRLL; encoded by the coding sequence ATGGTTGCACATTTAAATATTCATACGGCCTATGATCTTTTAAATTCAAGCGTAACGATTAAAGGTGCAGTCCAACGTGCAAAAGATTTAGGATATTCAGCCATCGCCATCACCGACTTGAATGTGATGTATGGCGTGCCTCAATTTTATGATGAATGTGTTCAAAAAGGGATAAAGCCATTACTTGGTATAACGGTTTACCTTACAGATCAGCTCAATGTGTTAGAAACGGTCGTTATTGCTAAAAACAATGATGGATTACAAAATTTATTTAAATTGTCCTCTGAGATTAAGGTGAAAGGGTTAAAACATGTGTCTATTTATGAAATGAAAGCCATGTTAAAAAACACTGTTGTTATTTTTAAAAAGATGACGATGCAAGAGAAACACTGGATAGAAGAAATGCCTGAAGAGACATCTTGTTTTGTCGACCACCGATCTGACGCAGATGGCCCGCTTCCACATGTTTTTATGGAGGCGGCGTATTATGAGGAACCAGCGGATAGGGACGCGTTAAAAGTGCTTCACGCGATTCGTGATAACACAAAAGTTAATTTAGTTGAAACCAATGAACCCCCGTCGCAACATATTAAGGAAATAGATACGACATACAATCAAGCGTGGCTTCATCGCACAGAGGACATTGCGGCGATGTGTGATGCACACTTGATTTATCATCAGGCTTTATTGCCTGAATTTAAGACACCGGATGATCGCTCGGCAAATGATTATTTATGGTCTGAATTGCAACGTGCGTTAGTCGATTTTGGATTGACGACGACGCGCTATCGTGAACGACTTCAATATGAGTATGAGGTAATCACACAAATGGGCTACGCTGATTATTTCCTCATAGTTAGTGATTTAATTCGTTACGCAAAATCGAACGGTGTCATGGTGGGGCCAGGACGGGGATCATCTGCGGGTTCATTAGTGAGCTATTTATTAAATATTACGACGATTGATCCTTTGCAATACGATTTGCTATTTGAACGTTTTTTAAATCCTGAACGTGTGACGATGCCTGATATTGACATCGACTTCGAAGATACACAACGAGAAAAAGTGATTCAATACGTTCAAGAAAAGTATGGGGATTATCGTGTCGCAGGTATAGTGACATTTGGCCATTTACTGGCTAAAGCAGTGGCTCGTGATGTTGGAAGGGTGATGGGTTTTGACGAAACAACCTTAAGTGAAGCGTCAAAATTAATACCGAGTAAATTAGGGGTCACTTTGGATGAGGCCTACTCGAATGAACGCTTTAAAGCTTTTGTACACCGCAATTATCGCCATGAAAAATGGTTTGAATTCTGTAAAAAATTAGAAGGACTACCACGGAACACTTCGACACATGCTGCGGGTGTGATTGTGAATGACCAACCTTTATTTGAATCAATTCCACTGACAGAAGGTGAAACGGGTTTATTGACGCAATGGACGATGACGGAAGCCGAACGCATTGGTTTGTTAAAAATCGACTTTCTTGGATTGCGAAATTTAACCATTATTCACCAGATTATTAAACAAGTGAAGCGTGACTTGCATGTGGACATTGATATGGAAGCAATCCCATTTAATGATAAAGCTGTATTTGATCTGTTGTCACGCGGGGACACGACAGGCATATTTCAACTGGAATCAGAAGGGGTTCGTCGCGTCTTACAAAAGTTAAAGCCCGAGCATTTTGAAGATATTGTTGCGGTGACATCATTATATCGTCCTGGACCTATGGAAGAAATCCCTACATATATTCGACGGCGCCATGATCCTGGACAAGTGCGTTACCTTCATCCTGATCTAGCACCCATTTTGCAACGAACTTATGGCGTAATCATCTATCAAGAACAAATTATGCAAATTGCGAGCCGTTTTGCGGGCTTTACATATGGGGAAGCCGACATTTTAAGACGTGCGATGAGTAAAAAGAATAGAGAAGTGTTATTGAGTGAACGTCAACATTTTATCGATGGTGCTAAAGAAAAGGGATATATGGAATCAATCAGCGGACAAATATTTGATTTAATTTTAAAATTTGCCGACTATGGCTTTCCTCGCGCGCATGCAGTGAGTTATTCAAAAATTGCTTATACCATGGCGTATTTAAAAGTACACTATCCTACATATTTTTATGCGAATATCTTAAGTAATGTGATCGGTAACGAAACGAAAACGCGTCAAATGATTCATGAGTCAAAACAGCAGCGTATAAAAATTCATGGCCCCCACATCAATAAAAGTCAGTGGCGCTATGTCGCAACGAAAGAGGGCGTATACATTTCATTAGGTGCGATTAAAGGTGTGGGTTATCAAAGTGTTCAAACCATTGTACGAGAACGACATGAAAATGGTGAGTATAAAGACTTTTTTGATTTTTGTAAACGTATTCCGGGACGCGTTCGTACAAGACGTTTTCTGCAAGCTTTGATTTTTACTGGTGCGATGGATTGTTTCGGTCGAAATCGTGCGACATTATTACAATCCATTGATAAGGTTTCGGATAGTGAAATGAATATCGACATTCATTTTGTTGAAGCTTTTTCAACACCTAAACAGGAGTACAAAGAGGTTAAAGAAATTCCGGATCAACAATTAAGTGATTATGAAAAGCAGTACCTCGGTTTTTATGTGTCCACACACCCTGTTGAGAAGCTGTTTTTAAGCAAGCAATACTTAGGGATTTTTTCATTAAATTCACAGGCAGAACGACAACCTATTTTAATCACGTTAGATCAAGTTCGTGTCATACGTACAAAACAAGGTCAACAGATGGCATTTGTAGAATTGAATGACGGTCTACAAACGATGGATGGCGTCATTTTCCCAAAAGTTTATCAACAGCTTTCCGAGAAGTTGGAGGCCGGTCAAATTTATATTGTGTGGGGAAAATTTGAAGAAAGAAAGGCACAGCAACAACTTATAATAGATCAGCTGAGTACATTAGCGGTTTTTGAAGCGAAGAAGCGGGAAGCAACTCAAAAAATTGTCATTAGAGAAGGCCTCACGGATGACCTTCAAGCACGTTTTTTAACTCAAACCCAACAGAGTGGCATCGCTGTATACCAATACATTCAAGCGAGCAATCAATTTCTGTTTAAAGGGTATCTCGCGTCGCCAGAGCAGCAACTGGACCTGTTATTAAAATCGATTGAACCCGCGCATATCCGTTTGTTATAA
- a CDS encoding DHH family phosphoesterase, translating into MTLFQEIQQQIQQYDHIIIHRHVRPDPDALGSQFGLKAYLTAKYPEKHVYAVGTEEPSLAFMGTFDTIDADQYENALVIVCDTANAARIDDSRYALGNGLIKIDHHPPVDQYAQINYVDETASSTSEIIFDMIQDAGDIALMNKTIATSLYLGIVGDTGRFLFSNTTSKTMAIASQLLNYDIQHHQLLNQLGEKEPRLMPFQGYVLQNFELFDDGFCQVKITADVLEQYQLRANEASLFVNTIADLKGLKIWVFAVDEGEEIRCRIRSKNKTINDVAADFGGGGHPNASGVSVRTWKDFDQLVQTLRQKL; encoded by the coding sequence ATTATTCATAGACATGTACGACCTGATCCGGATGCTTTAGGATCACAATTTGGCTTGAAAGCATACCTTACTGCCAAATATCCTGAAAAGCACGTTTATGCAGTTGGAACGGAAGAACCTTCACTCGCATTTATGGGCACATTCGATACGATTGATGCTGATCAGTATGAAAATGCATTAGTGATTGTGTGTGATACGGCAAATGCTGCGAGAATTGATGATTCGCGATACGCGTTAGGAAACGGACTGATTAAAATAGATCATCATCCCCCGGTTGATCAATATGCACAAATCAACTATGTAGATGAGACAGCTTCGTCAACGAGTGAAATTATATTTGATATGATTCAAGATGCAGGTGACATCGCACTGATGAATAAAACGATAGCGACGAGTTTATATCTAGGGATTGTTGGTGATACAGGACGTTTTTTATTTAGTAATACAACTTCCAAAACAATGGCAATTGCGAGCCAATTATTAAATTATGATATACAACATCACCAACTGCTTAACCAACTGGGTGAGAAAGAGCCACGTTTAATGCCGTTTCAAGGTTATGTTTTACAAAATTTTGAGCTGTTTGATGACGGTTTTTGCCAAGTTAAAATTACTGCGGATGTGCTTGAACAATATCAACTTCGCGCGAATGAAGCTTCATTGTTCGTCAACACGATTGCGGATTTAAAAGGTTTAAAAATATGGGTTTTTGCAGTTGATGAAGGTGAAGAAATCCGTTGTCGCATCCGCTCTAAAAACAAGACGATTAATGATGTGGCAGCAGACTTTGGTGGGGGTGGACACCCGAATGCATCTGGGGTATCGGTTCGAACTTGGAAAGACTTTGATCAGCTCGTCCAAACGTTACGCCAAAAATTATAA